A single genomic interval of Spinacia oleracea cultivar Varoflay chromosome 6, BTI_SOV_V1, whole genome shotgun sequence harbors:
- the LOC130463828 gene encoding F-box protein At5g03100: MAKEAKKMCNDLDRISNLPDCLLHRILSNLDTKLIVKSSFLSTRWKHIWAQTPFLNFRFHMDPFYELSFPCLQVQVSIFLDFVEQVLHRREPNKLFKFEFILPNVGIDPKVMESILSYVMNLKPEEVTFQVETYNSISMELPECFYVNESLEKLQLTASWVTFSNPNGFLTLKELRLHDLNENGRKSGDSSHYCSKRIIFCPDFFSKCPVLEVLSFSDCDLSTSVLTVSSPTLKKLEIVNSLFSKLVVSSPLLVYFKYEGAEPMNLYMNGDHRMLEEIDIDVKSYCQRYGSKNLFDMLRQVESARYVSVSMDTVKALAADGRRIENEPSLFPNLKNLNVKTDWTVNESGLKFLLSNSASDVETLIEVPKSLRSRLETFTII; encoded by the exons ATGGCCAAAGAAGCTAAAAAGATGTGCAATGATTTAGATAGAATTAGTAATCTACCAGACTGTCTTCTTCATCGAATCCTCTCAAACTTGGATACTAAACTTATCGTTAAAAGTTCCTTTCTATCTACAAGATGGAAACATATTTGGGCACAAACTCCATTCCTCAATTTTAGGTTTCATATGGATCCTTTTTATGAACTTTCCTTCCCCTGCTTGCAAGTGCAAGTCTCGATATTCCTGGATTTTGTTGAACAAGTCTTGCACCGCCGAGAACCTAATAAATTATTcaagtttgaatttattttaccCAATGTGGGAATCGATCCAAAAGTTATGGAGTCTATATTGTCATACGTTATGAACTTAAAACCAGAAGAAGTCACATTTCAAGTCGAAACTTACAACTCCATATCTATGGAATTACCCGAATGTTTTTACGTTAACGAATCTCTTGAAAAACTACAACTAACTGCTTCTTGGGTAACTTTTTCCAACCCTAATGGTTTCCTTACACTAAAAGAACTTAGACTTCATGATCTGAATGAAAATGGCCGTAAATCGGGTGATTCTTCTCATTATTGTTCTAAAAGAATAATATTTTGTCCTGATTTTTTCTCAAAATGTCCTGTTTTAGAAGTTCTGAGCTTTTCAGACTGTGATTTAAGTACCTCGGTGTTGACAGTGTCATCTCCCACACTTAAAAAGTTGGAGATTGTGAACTCGTTGTTTAGTAAACTAGTTGTTTCATCACCCCTTCTTGTTTACTTTAAATATGAAGGTGCTGAACCGATGAACTTGTACATGAATGGTGATCATCGTATGCTCGAAGAAATAGATATCGATGTCAAAAGTTATTGTCAAAGATATGGCagtaaaaatctttttgacatGCTTAGACAAGTCGAGAGTGCAAGATATGTTTCTGTGTCCATGGACACTGTCAAG GCACTCGCCGCGGATGGTAGAAGAATTGAAAATGAGCCATCTCTGTTTCCTAATCTAAAGAATTTAAATGTGAAGACTGATTGGACAGTGAATGAATCAGGATTGAAATTTCTACTGTCAAATTCAGCATCAGATGTTGAGACTCTAATTGAAGTGCCAAAGTCATTAAG GTCAAGATTGGAAACCTTCACCATAATTTGA